In Exiguobacterium sibiricum 7-3, a genomic segment contains:
- the dnaI gene encoding primosomal protein DnaI, with the protein MEHIQSSIEKILNRPDVAESVRAIHQRVLSHPGVIMFLRTHPEIDQRTIERGMLKLNEYAEQMHGNQIIEKKAVIEGYQPVLHLEKGQIMVAYEKTQALRDRENERALEKKFKSLFLPDEVRDANFSDFDLTTTDRKLALRAASQFLNAARSKQQVKGLYLHGSFGVGKTYLLAAIGNALKKERVATILVHAPGFVSEAKRRIRSDSFDTFLESFQTVPVLLIDDIGAESISPWVRDELFGIILQYRMMHRLPTLFSSNLSYDELELHFGITNDQGDKLKAMRLMERIRTTTNPVEFLGENRRRY; encoded by the coding sequence ATGGAACATATCCAATCATCGATTGAAAAGATTTTAAACCGGCCGGACGTGGCAGAATCGGTTCGAGCCATTCATCAGCGTGTCTTGTCACATCCGGGAGTTATCATGTTTTTACGGACGCACCCGGAAATTGATCAACGGACGATTGAACGGGGCATGCTGAAACTAAACGAGTATGCTGAACAGATGCACGGGAATCAAATCATTGAAAAGAAAGCCGTCATCGAAGGGTATCAACCTGTCCTGCATTTAGAAAAAGGTCAGATCATGGTTGCTTATGAAAAAACCCAGGCATTACGAGATCGTGAAAACGAGCGGGCTCTCGAAAAGAAATTTAAAAGTCTGTTCTTACCGGATGAAGTCCGGGATGCGAACTTCAGTGACTTTGATTTGACGACGACGGACCGGAAGCTCGCTTTGCGTGCAGCTTCACAGTTTTTAAATGCCGCTCGTTCGAAACAACAAGTAAAAGGCTTGTACCTGCACGGTAGTTTTGGCGTCGGGAAAACGTATCTGCTTGCTGCAATCGGGAATGCGTTAAAAAAAGAACGGGTTGCAACGATTTTGGTTCACGCGCCCGGTTTCGTCTCGGAAGCGAAGCGGCGGATCAGGTCGGACAGTTTCGATACATTTTTGGAAAGTTTTCAGACCGTTCCTGTCCTCTTGATAGACGATATCGGAGCGGAGTCAATCAGTCCATGGGTACGAGATGAATTATTTGGGATCATCCTGCAATACCGGATGATGCATCGTCTGCCGACTTTGTTCAGTTCCAACCTGTCGTACGACGAACTGGAGTTGCATTTCGGGATTACGAATGACCAGGGAGACAAACTGAAAGCGATGCGTCTGATGGAGCGGATCCGGACGACGACGAATCCTGTCGAGTTTTTAGGTGAAAACCGACGCCGCTATTAA
- the speD gene encoding adenosylmethionine decarboxylase, translating to MDTMGRHIIAELWDCNPEKLNDMEFVERLFVDAALQAGAEVREVAFHKFAPHGVSGVVIISESHLTIHSFPEHGYASVDVFTCGDRIDPAIAAHYIADGLDAKIRENVEIPRGMGPVEVPAATVQHVN from the coding sequence ATGGATACTATGGGAAGACACATTATTGCAGAACTTTGGGATTGTAATCCTGAAAAATTGAACGACATGGAATTTGTAGAACGACTTTTTGTTGATGCAGCACTTCAAGCAGGTGCGGAAGTACGCGAAGTCGCATTCCATAAGTTTGCTCCACACGGCGTCAGCGGCGTCGTTATTATTTCTGAATCGCACTTAACGATTCACAGTTTCCCAGAGCATGGTTATGCATCGGTTGATGTATTTACATGTGGCGATCGAATCGATCCAGCCATCGCAGCGCATTATATCGCTGACGGACTCGATGCGAAAATCCGTGAAAATGTCGAAATTCCACGTGGTATGGGACCTGTTGAAGTTCCAGCTGCTACGGTTCAGCACGTTAACTGA
- the nrdR gene encoding transcriptional regulator NrdR, protein MRCPACNYNGTKVLDSRPVQDFGSIRRRRECESCGYRFTTFEMVEQTPLIIVKKDGTRDEFNRDKILRGLVRACEKRPISIEQLETVVSRVEKTLRATAQHEIPSEQVGRLVLNELASVDEVAYVRFASVYKQFKDINVFFQELSELMERHQDNERENQT, encoded by the coding sequence ATGCGTTGTCCAGCCTGCAACTATAACGGGACAAAAGTATTAGATTCGCGACCCGTGCAAGATTTTGGTTCGATTCGCAGACGGCGGGAATGTGAATCATGTGGCTATCGTTTTACGACATTTGAGATGGTGGAACAAACTCCTCTCATCATCGTCAAAAAAGATGGAACACGTGACGAATTCAATCGGGACAAAATCTTGCGTGGATTAGTCCGAGCATGTGAAAAACGTCCGATTTCCATTGAACAACTGGAAACAGTCGTCAGCCGGGTTGAAAAAACACTACGAGCAACAGCACAACATGAAATTCCGAGCGAACAGGTCGGACGGCTTGTGCTGAATGAACTCGCTTCTGTCGATGAAGTGGCGTATGTTCGGTTTGCCAGTGTCTATAAGCAATTTAAAGACATCAATGTCTTTTTCCAAGAATTATCCGAATTGATGGAACGTCATCAAGACAACGAACGGGAAAATCAAACCTAA
- the infC gene encoding translation initiation factor IF-3: MEVLTISKDLLINEGIRAREVRLIGADGAQLGVQSRTEALRLAEEADLDLVMVAPQATPPVCKIMDYGKYRFELQKKDKETRKNQKVIQMKEVRLSPTIEENDFQTKFRNAKKFLENGNKVKASIRFRGRAITHSEIGRRVLERLATELSEFGVIEQRPKMEGRSMFLVLAPKKED, encoded by the coding sequence ATGGAGGTGCTAACCATTAGCAAAGATCTGTTAATCAATGAAGGCATTCGCGCTCGAGAAGTTCGTCTTATCGGAGCGGATGGTGCTCAACTTGGAGTCCAGTCACGTACAGAAGCGTTACGTTTAGCTGAGGAAGCTGACCTTGACCTCGTCATGGTCGCACCACAAGCGACGCCGCCGGTATGTAAAATCATGGACTACGGTAAATACCGTTTTGAGTTACAAAAAAAGGACAAAGAAACTCGGAAGAATCAGAAAGTGATTCAGATGAAAGAAGTCCGTCTCAGCCCGACGATCGAGGAGAATGACTTCCAAACGAAATTCCGTAATGCGAAGAAATTCTTGGAGAACGGCAACAAAGTGAAAGCGAGTATTCGTTTCCGCGGACGTGCCATCACTCACTCAGAAATCGGTAGACGTGTCCTCGAACGTCTCGCTACAGAATTAAGCGAGTTCGGTGTCATTGAACAGAGACCGAAGATGGAAGGACGCAGCATGTTCCTAGTGCTTGCTCCAAAGAAAGAAGACTAA
- the rplT gene encoding 50S ribosomal protein L20 produces the protein MPRVKGGYTTRQRRKKQLKLAKGYYGSKHTLFKVAKQQVMKSLMYAYRDRRQKKRDFRRLWITRINAAARINGLSYSRMMHGLKLAGIDVNRKMLADLAVTDATAFASLADTAKAKLNA, from the coding sequence ATGCCACGCGTAAAAGGCGGATATACGACTCGTCAACGTCGTAAAAAACAACTCAAATTAGCTAAGGGCTATTACGGCTCGAAACATACACTCTTCAAGGTTGCAAAACAGCAGGTCATGAAATCTCTCATGTATGCTTACCGTGACCGTCGTCAAAAGAAACGTGACTTCCGTCGCCTCTGGATCACTCGGATCAATGCGGCTGCACGTATCAACGGTCTTTCTTACAGCCGCATGATGCATGGTCTTAAATTAGCAGGTATCGACGTTAACCGTAAGATGCTCGCTGACCTCGCAGTTACAGATGCAACTGCATTTGCTTCACTTGCTGACACAGCAAAAGCAAAATTGAACGCTTAA
- the mutM gene encoding DNA-formamidopyrimidine glycosylase — translation MPELPEVETVRRSLERTVSGKTISSVKVFHPKMIRGMEVAPFVDALKQERIERVERRGKFLLFTFERFYLVSHLRMEGKYFPYPQAIEKDKHTHVIFRFTDGSELHYNDVRKFGTMELRDKETAMQVPPLAQLEREPFDPTFTAEVLAENLIRKKRSPIKTALLDQSIFLGLGNIYVDETLFAARVHPLTKAGALTLDDISRIHVAGVEVLKKAVESGGSTIRSYVSPTGKGEFQLQLAVYGQTGAPCPRCGTAIEKIKVGGRGTHFCPTCQQVAL, via the coding sequence TTGCCTGAATTACCTGAAGTCGAGACCGTCAGACGAAGCTTGGAACGGACGGTCTCCGGAAAAACGATTTCTTCTGTCAAAGTATTTCATCCGAAGATGATTCGGGGAATGGAAGTCGCACCGTTCGTTGACGCATTGAAGCAAGAGCGAATCGAACGCGTCGAACGTCGGGGGAAATTTTTACTATTTACGTTTGAACGGTTTTATCTCGTCAGTCATTTGCGGATGGAAGGGAAGTACTTCCCTTATCCACAGGCGATTGAGAAAGATAAGCATACCCATGTCATCTTCCGCTTTACAGACGGCTCGGAACTGCATTACAACGATGTCCGGAAATTCGGCACGATGGAGTTACGGGATAAAGAGACGGCCATGCAGGTTCCGCCGCTTGCGCAACTCGAACGGGAACCGTTTGATCCGACGTTTACGGCTGAAGTTTTGGCTGAAAACCTGATTCGGAAAAAACGCAGTCCGATTAAAACGGCATTGCTCGATCAATCGATTTTTTTAGGACTGGGAAACATTTATGTCGATGAAACGCTGTTTGCGGCCCGGGTCCATCCGTTAACGAAAGCGGGTGCACTGACACTCGACGACATCTCACGGATTCATGTCGCTGGTGTCGAGGTCTTGAAAAAAGCCGTCGAAAGCGGCGGAAGTACGATTCGGAGTTATGTGTCGCCGACCGGAAAAGGGGAGTTCCAATTGCAATTGGCGGTATACGGGCAAACCGGGGCACCTTGCCCTAGATGCGGGACGGCAATCGAAAAAATTAAAGTCGGCGGACGAGGGACGCACTTCTGCCCGACCTGTCAACAGGTGGCTTTATGA
- a CDS encoding catalase, translating into MSEKRLTTNQGVPIGDNQNSRTAGRRGPTLLEDYQLIEKMAHFDRERVPERVVHARGFGAHGVFTVKNSMKKYTKAAFLQNEGTEVPVFARFSTVIHGTHSPETLRDPRGFSVKFYTEEGNWDFVGNNLPVFFIRDAMKFPDMVHSLKPDPRTNIQDPDRYWDFMTLRPESTNMLMHLFTDEGIPASYRKMRGSSVHAFKWVNAHGNTVYVKLRWVPKIGVHNLSADEATEIQGKDFNHASNDTFQAIEDGEFPEWDLFVQVLDPADVDNFDFDPLDATKDWFEDVIPFQHVGTMVLNKNVDNYFAETESVGFNPGVLIPGMLPSEDKLLQGRLFSYSDTQRYRIGTNYQQLPINCPFAQVNNYQRDGAMPVGQQSSPVNYEPNRYQDEPKQTPEYTEENQPLYDDIHGRLEIEKTNNFGQAGDVYRRMTEEEQTALLNNLVDDLTQVRHENTVLLAICNFYRADESLGKKLSEALQVDIQPFLQQMQK; encoded by the coding sequence ATGAGTGAAAAACGATTAACCACAAACCAGGGTGTCCCGATTGGCGACAATCAGAATTCGCGCACAGCAGGCCGTCGCGGTCCAACATTACTCGAAGATTATCAATTGATTGAGAAAATGGCCCATTTCGACCGGGAACGTGTTCCTGAGCGTGTCGTTCATGCCCGTGGTTTTGGTGCACATGGCGTCTTCACGGTTAAAAACTCGATGAAGAAATATACAAAAGCGGCGTTCCTTCAAAACGAAGGTACGGAGGTTCCTGTATTCGCTCGTTTCTCAACCGTTATTCACGGTACACATTCTCCTGAAACATTACGTGACCCACGTGGATTCTCTGTTAAGTTCTATACAGAAGAAGGCAACTGGGATTTCGTCGGAAATAACTTACCGGTCTTCTTCATTCGCGATGCGATGAAATTCCCGGACATGGTCCACTCGCTAAAACCGGATCCACGTACGAATATTCAAGATCCTGACCGCTACTGGGACTTCATGACATTACGCCCGGAATCGACAAACATGTTGATGCACCTCTTTACAGATGAGGGTATTCCGGCTAGCTACCGTAAAATGCGCGGTTCATCCGTCCATGCCTTTAAATGGGTAAACGCACACGGCAACACGGTTTATGTTAAATTACGTTGGGTTCCAAAAATCGGCGTCCATAACCTCTCTGCGGACGAAGCGACAGAGATTCAAGGAAAAGATTTCAATCATGCTTCAAACGATACGTTCCAAGCAATCGAAGACGGCGAGTTCCCGGAGTGGGATTTGTTCGTTCAAGTTCTTGATCCGGCTGATGTCGACAATTTCGACTTTGATCCACTCGATGCAACAAAAGATTGGTTCGAGGATGTCATTCCGTTCCAACATGTCGGAACAATGGTCTTAAACAAAAACGTCGACAACTACTTTGCTGAAACGGAATCGGTCGGCTTTAACCCGGGTGTCTTGATTCCAGGAATGTTGCCGTCGGAAGATAAATTGCTTCAAGGTCGTCTCTTCTCATATTCAGATACGCAACGTTACCGTATCGGAACAAACTACCAACAGTTGCCTATCAACTGTCCGTTCGCACAAGTCAACAACTACCAACGTGATGGTGCAATGCCGGTCGGACAACAATCAAGCCCGGTCAACTATGAACCAAACCGTTACCAGGATGAGCCGAAACAGACACCGGAATACACGGAAGAAAACCAGCCGTTGTATGATGACATCCACGGTCGTCTCGAAATCGAAAAAACAAACAACTTCGGCCAAGCCGGTGACGTATACCGTCGTATGACAGAAGAAGAACAAACGGCACTCCTGAATAATTTAGTGGATGACTTAACACAAGTCCGCCATGAAAATACCGTCTTGCTTGCCATCTGTAACTTCTACCGGGCAGATGAGTCCCTTGGTAAGAAATTATCAGAAGCGTTACAAGTCGATATCCAACCATTCTTGCAACAAATGCAAAAATAA
- the coaE gene encoding dephospho-CoA kinase (Dephospho-CoA kinase (CoaE) performs the final step in coenzyme A biosynthesis.), with the protein MRIGLTGGIATGKSTVSAYLQQQGVVVIDADLVARQVIEPGGLAYAEVKAAFPTAFIDGQLVRSKLGDIIFHDNEKRIILNELMHPKIRKQMLEMATQQEQTGQSIVVFDIPLLLEGDWKQLVDQVVVVYCPAELQKQRLMERNHLTAEEAQARMNAQLDIEQKKRLADYVLTNESTREALYRQIDSWLKTIRPV; encoded by the coding sequence ATGAGAATCGGACTGACCGGAGGAATTGCAACCGGAAAAAGTACGGTATCTGCTTATTTGCAACAACAGGGTGTCGTCGTCATCGATGCCGATTTGGTCGCCCGACAAGTCATCGAACCGGGCGGATTGGCTTATGCGGAAGTCAAAGCAGCATTTCCGACAGCTTTCATCGACGGACAGCTGGTCCGTTCCAAGTTGGGTGATATCATTTTTCACGATAATGAAAAGCGGATAATCCTGAATGAATTGATGCATCCGAAAATTCGGAAACAGATGTTAGAAATGGCGACTCAACAGGAACAGACTGGACAATCCATCGTCGTTTTTGATATTCCATTGCTGTTAGAAGGAGACTGGAAACAACTTGTCGATCAAGTCGTAGTGGTCTACTGTCCTGCCGAATTACAAAAGCAACGGCTGATGGAGCGAAATCACCTAACAGCTGAAGAAGCACAGGCCAGAATGAATGCGCAACTGGATATCGAACAGAAAAAGCGTCTGGCAGACTACGTTCTGACCAATGAAAGTACACGAGAAGCATTATACCGACAAATCGATAGCTGGTTAAAAACGATTCGTCCCGTATAA
- the rpmI gene encoding 50S ribosomal protein L35: MPKMKSHRGASKRFKRTASGKLKRGRAYTSHLFGNKSTKAKRKLRKASMVSSGDFKRIRHMIAK, from the coding sequence ATGCCTAAAATGAAATCGCACCGCGGTGCTTCTAAGCGTTTCAAACGTACTGCTTCTGGTAAATTGAAACGTGGTCGTGCTTACACAAGCCACTTATTCGGTAACAAATCAACTAAAGCGAAACGTAAATTACGTAAAGCTAGCATGGTATCATCGGGTGACTTTAAACGTATCCGTCACATGATCGCTAAGTAA
- the thrS gene encoding threonine--tRNA ligase, whose amino-acid sequence MSNIALTFPDGAVKEFAAGTTAEEVAASISPGLRKKAFAAKLNGQVIDYRRPIEEDGSIELVMPDSEEGLDLIRHSSAHLMAQAIKRLYPDETIHLGIGPTIENGFYYDIDMERRLTEEDLSEIEKMMNKIAGENLPIEREVVSRDEALAVYQELNDPLKIELIESIPADQDLTFYRQGEFFDLCRGPHVPATAKLQVFKLMSIAGAYWRGDSKNKMLQRIYGTAWANKDQLKQHLHFLAEAKERDHRKLGKELDLFFTSQDVGQGLPMWLPKGAAIRRTVERYIVDKELELGYEHVYTPVLGSVELYKTSGHWDHYQDDMFPKMEMDNEELVLRPMNCPHHMMIYKNEPRSYRDLPLRVAELGGMHRYEMSGALTGLQRVRYMVLNDGHTFVRPDQMKEEFKAIVHLIQEVYADFGITDYKFRLSYRDPADKEKYFDNDAIWEMAQRELKETMDELELPYFEAEGEAAFYGPKLDVQVRTALGKDETLSTVQLDFLLPERFELTYKGNDGQDHRPVVLHRGVVSTMERFVAYLIEEYKGAFPTWLAPVQVKLIPVSSVHEDYAREIKAMLLKKGIRVETDFRDEKLGYRIREAQVNKVPVMLVLGDKEIEAREVNIRRYGSKDSSNASLEQFVSDLEQEIANRSK is encoded by the coding sequence ATGTCAAACATTGCTCTTACATTTCCAGATGGTGCAGTAAAGGAATTTGCAGCCGGAACTACAGCTGAAGAAGTTGCCGCTTCAATCAGCCCGGGATTACGGAAAAAGGCATTTGCCGCAAAATTAAACGGACAAGTCATTGATTACCGTCGCCCGATTGAGGAAGATGGTTCAATCGAACTCGTCATGCCGGACTCAGAAGAAGGACTGGACTTGATCCGTCACTCATCCGCCCACTTGATGGCTCAAGCCATCAAACGTCTGTATCCGGATGAAACGATTCACCTTGGAATCGGACCGACGATTGAAAACGGTTTTTATTATGACATCGATATGGAGCGTCGTCTGACAGAAGAAGACCTGTCGGAAATCGAAAAGATGATGAACAAGATCGCCGGTGAAAACTTACCAATCGAGCGCGAAGTCGTTTCGCGTGACGAAGCACTTGCTGTTTATCAAGAATTAAACGATCCACTCAAAATTGAACTGATTGAATCGATTCCAGCCGATCAAGACTTAACATTTTACCGTCAAGGCGAGTTCTTTGATCTTTGCCGTGGACCACACGTACCGGCGACGGCTAAGTTACAAGTCTTCAAGTTGATGAGTATCGCCGGTGCTTACTGGCGTGGCGATTCAAAAAACAAGATGCTCCAACGGATTTATGGGACAGCTTGGGCGAATAAAGACCAACTGAAACAACACCTTCATTTCTTGGCGGAAGCGAAAGAACGCGATCACCGGAAACTCGGGAAAGAGCTCGATTTGTTCTTCACATCTCAAGATGTCGGACAGGGTCTGCCGATGTGGTTACCAAAAGGGGCGGCAATCCGACGGACGGTCGAGCGGTATATCGTCGATAAAGAACTTGAACTCGGATATGAGCATGTCTATACACCAGTTCTCGGTTCTGTTGAACTGTATAAAACATCGGGACACTGGGATCACTATCAAGATGATATGTTCCCGAAAATGGAGATGGACAATGAAGAATTGGTTCTCCGCCCGATGAACTGTCCGCACCACATGATGATTTATAAAAATGAACCGCGGTCGTACCGTGATTTACCGCTCCGCGTCGCAGAACTCGGTGGGATGCACCGGTATGAGATGTCGGGTGCGTTAACGGGTCTCCAACGTGTCCGTTACATGGTCCTGAACGACGGTCATACGTTTGTTCGTCCGGATCAAATGAAGGAAGAGTTCAAAGCAATCGTCCACTTGATTCAAGAAGTATATGCTGATTTCGGCATCACCGACTACAAGTTCCGTCTGTCGTATCGCGATCCGGCTGATAAAGAAAAATACTTCGACAACGATGCGATTTGGGAAATGGCGCAACGTGAATTAAAAGAGACAATGGATGAGCTCGAGCTGCCGTACTTTGAAGCAGAAGGCGAAGCGGCATTCTACGGGCCGAAGCTTGACGTACAAGTCCGGACAGCGCTCGGTAAAGATGAGACGTTATCAACGGTTCAACTCGACTTCCTCTTGCCGGAACGCTTTGAGCTGACGTACAAAGGAAATGACGGACAAGATCATCGTCCTGTTGTCCTACACCGTGGTGTCGTCTCAACGATGGAACGGTTCGTCGCGTACTTGATTGAAGAGTACAAAGGGGCATTCCCGACATGGCTCGCACCAGTTCAAGTGAAGTTGATTCCAGTCTCAAGCGTGCATGAAGACTACGCACGTGAAATCAAGGCGATGCTCCTGAAAAAAGGGATTCGTGTCGAAACGGACTTCCGTGATGAAAAGCTCGGTTACCGGATTCGCGAAGCACAAGTCAACAAAGTACCAGTCATGCTTGTTCTTGGTGACAAAGAAATCGAAGCGCGCGAAGTCAATATCCGCCGTTACGGTTCAAAAGATTCAAGCAATGCATCACTGGAGCAGTTCGTCAGCGATTTGGAACAAGAAATCGCAAACCGTTCAAAATAA
- a CDS encoding glyceraldehyde-3-phosphate dehydrogenase, whose protein sequence is MGVKVAVNGFGRIGRMVFRRLIAEGKSEVVAINASYPVETLAHLIKYDTVHGKFTYPVDIIDGALMVNGRHIQIVSERDPEQLPWGQLGIDIVVEATGKFNSKTGAEKHLTAGAKKVVITAPAKGDLRTIVMGVNDEMYDHETDAIVSNASCTTNCLAPVVQVIDRAFGIESGLVTTIHAFTNDQNNIDNPHKDLRRARACGSSIIPTSTGAAKAISLVLPHLEGKLNGLALRVPTPNVSLVDLVVEVSRDTTVAEVNEAFVKAADGALDGILGLTMEPLVSIDFNGEEKSTVVDGLSTMVMGGRQVKVLAWYDNEWGYSCRVVDLVHLVGAHIEASGNEQKQLELK, encoded by the coding sequence ATGGGAGTCAAGGTGGCAGTTAACGGTTTTGGTCGAATTGGTCGAATGGTATTCCGGCGTCTCATCGCTGAGGGGAAAAGTGAGGTCGTCGCCATTAACGCAAGTTATCCGGTGGAAACATTGGCACATCTCATCAAATATGACACGGTTCACGGGAAATTTACTTATCCAGTTGACATCATTGACGGGGCATTGATGGTAAATGGACGACACATTCAAATCGTCAGCGAACGCGATCCGGAGCAGTTGCCGTGGGGACAACTGGGCATCGATATCGTTGTCGAAGCAACAGGGAAGTTTAATTCGAAAACGGGTGCTGAGAAACATTTGACGGCTGGGGCAAAAAAAGTCGTCATCACTGCACCGGCAAAAGGGGATCTGCGCACGATCGTCATGGGGGTCAATGACGAGATGTATGATCATGAGACGGACGCAATCGTCTCGAACGCTTCATGCACGACGAACTGTCTTGCACCTGTCGTTCAAGTCATCGACCGGGCATTCGGAATTGAATCGGGTCTTGTGACGACGATTCATGCCTTTACGAATGATCAAAATAATATCGATAATCCGCATAAGGATTTACGCCGGGCACGTGCTTGCGGATCGTCGATCATTCCGACTTCGACCGGAGCTGCCAAAGCGATTTCACTCGTCTTACCGCATCTCGAAGGGAAACTCAACGGACTGGCACTCCGTGTTCCGACACCAAACGTTTCACTGGTCGATCTGGTTGTGGAAGTCAGCCGTGATACGACCGTCGCTGAAGTCAATGAAGCATTCGTCAAGGCAGCGGACGGAGCACTCGACGGCATACTCGGTCTGACGATGGAACCGCTCGTTTCGATTGACTTTAACGGAGAAGAAAAGTCGACAGTCGTCGACGGTCTATCGACGATGGTCATGGGAGGACGACAGGTTAAAGTCCTCGCCTGGTACGACAATGAATGGGGTTACTCATGCCGTGTCGTCGATCTCGTTCATCTGGTCGGTGCACATATCGAGGCAAGTGGAAACGAACAAAAACAACTGGAGTTAAAATAA
- a CDS encoding replication initiation and membrane attachment family protein produces MMERELSGTDLCLIMSNGVVDREAYQSLYYLYQPIIGVKALGLYQTFWSEMIPGKTKSQYISHAELGTLLGFSVDEFKEELFKLEGIGLIRTFEAKQAAYRYVYQIRVPLAPNTFLNDGVLSSLLFYRVGEIRFRALQNRFRTDPLPKNVVDRTVRFDQVFDVKAGLASAHQPKSYAKQERAAYEFDYSFDLEEMKRQTDRFLPRSFYTKSIDHLLLKLAYVTQSNEALMAELLNARFRHEAYLPMTDSEKQERCKQMMLSAKQKLSREKKAKVAVLEEVEVGELSETETMEGTHPKHYVAKLRKVKALSERDEELIQQLIIDYEMSSGIVNAAYYYALVIKKDNRFSKNFLLSIVDDWKQKGYVTAAEALAKTKEQDELISKKQDQKQERSRQTVGGRRGRSNATGPNPKWLQEEKEKQQQYEATKKASFEAEVPDDEEMERILRELKGK; encoded by the coding sequence ATGATGGAACGTGAATTGTCAGGGACCGATCTCTGCTTGATCATGAGTAATGGCGTCGTCGACCGGGAAGCGTATCAGTCCCTCTACTATCTGTATCAGCCAATCATTGGTGTAAAGGCGCTTGGTCTGTACCAAACGTTTTGGAGTGAGATGATTCCCGGTAAGACGAAGTCGCAATACATCTCGCATGCAGAACTGGGCACGTTGCTCGGATTTTCAGTCGATGAATTCAAAGAAGAACTGTTTAAACTCGAAGGGATTGGTTTAATCCGGACGTTTGAAGCAAAACAGGCGGCCTACCGATATGTCTATCAAATCCGTGTCCCGTTAGCACCGAACACATTTTTAAATGACGGAGTGCTGTCGAGCTTACTGTTCTACCGCGTCGGTGAAATTCGTTTCCGAGCCTTGCAGAACCGTTTCCGGACGGATCCGTTACCTAAAAATGTTGTCGACCGGACCGTCCGGTTTGATCAAGTATTTGACGTTAAGGCGGGACTTGCCTCTGCGCATCAGCCGAAATCTTATGCGAAACAGGAACGGGCAGCCTATGAATTTGACTATTCGTTTGATCTTGAAGAAATGAAACGTCAAACCGATCGGTTCTTGCCCCGGAGCTTTTATACGAAATCGATTGACCATCTTCTGTTGAAGCTCGCTTATGTCACACAATCGAATGAAGCACTCATGGCAGAGCTCCTGAACGCCCGTTTCCGTCATGAAGCGTACTTGCCGATGACAGACAGTGAAAAGCAAGAACGGTGTAAACAGATGATGTTATCTGCGAAGCAGAAACTCAGCCGGGAAAAGAAAGCCAAGGTTGCAGTTCTCGAAGAAGTAGAAGTCGGAGAGCTGAGCGAAACGGAGACGATGGAAGGAACGCATCCGAAGCATTACGTTGCGAAACTAAGAAAAGTCAAAGCGTTGTCGGAGCGAGATGAAGAGTTGATTCAGCAACTAATCATCGACTATGAGATGTCGTCCGGAATTGTCAACGCTGCTTATTATTACGCGTTGGTCATTAAAAAGGATAACCGTTTCAGTAAAAACTTCCTTCTTTCCATCGTTGATGACTGGAAACAAAAAGGATACGTTACGGCAGCCGAAGCATTGGCTAAAACGAAAGAACAAGACGAATTGATTTCGAAAAAACAGGATCAAAAACAAGAGCGTTCGCGGCAAACGGTTGGTGGACGAAGAGGTCGTTCCAATGCGACCGGTCCGAATCCGAAATGGTTGCAAGAAGAAAAAGAAAAGCAACAGCAGTATGAAGCGACAAAAAAAGCCAGTTTTGAAGCTGAGGTGCCAGATGATGAAGAAATGGAACGGATTCTGCGGGAACTCAAAGGCAAATAA